The DNA sequence ATCCGAGCTCAAAGCTTCGTCCCGTGACTCCCAACTGACGGCCGTCCGCTGCGCCATCGCGGCCTTCATGCCGGGCTTCACCAACCTGCGAATACAGCGACAACCTCGCCTGCACATGGCGATCGACAAGGACCGCGTCACTTTCAATGTCGCCCAATTGTCACAAGGCGAAAAATCGATGCTGGCACTGGTCGGCGACATCGCCCGCCGACTGGCCATGATGAACCCGTCACTGGACAATCCGCTCCACGGCGAAGGCATCGTCCTCATCGATGAAGTGGACCTTCATCTGCATCCGGAATGGCAGCTCAACCTTATCCAGCAATTGAACAAAACATTTCCAAACTGCCAATTCGTGCTGACAACCCAGTCTCCCTTGGTCGTTAGCGAAGCAAAAGATGCACTGGTTTACGTGCTGAATGACGACGAGCTCTACGAGCGCAATAGCCTTTGAAAACTCGATGTCAGTCAGATGCGGATCAGAACCAAAGAAACCGGCATCGCAGAACAGTGTTGGAATGTCATCCGTGACCACCTGCGGTCATCTTCAGATCAAAACACCGTGAGCAAAAAAAATGGCGAACGCTTGATAACGTTCGCCATTTTTATTCAGAGCCTGCCTCAATCAATCATCCGGCATTTCCGGCGGCTTGGCCGGTTTGGCTGGCTTCACCGGTTTTGTCCCTTTCGCACCCTTGGCCGGCGCCGGTTCTGCAGCGGCCGGGGCAGTGACCACGGTGGAGGTGGTTTCTTTCTCGGCGGCAGGCAGCGCATCAATGGTGTCGAAGATCTTCTTCAAATCGACCGCCGCCGCTTCATCCCCCGAAGCCGTCAGCTTGGTCTCTCCATCCTTGCCCACCAGGAAAACCTTCGGATACGCCCCGGCGCCCAGCTTCAGCGAGCGCAGCAGCGCCATGGTTTGCTGCTGCTCGAGGCTTTTGCCATCGACCTGACCGCTCATGCTCAGGATGGTGTAAACCTTGATCTTGCGGTCGGCGATGCCTTGTTTGTTGGCCGGATCGTCCAGCGCTTTTTTCAGGCTGACCCAATATGAATCGACCGTACTGGAAGCGATCACGATCACCGGGCGGTTGATGCCCTTGTCGACGTCCAGAGGGGAATCGCCGTCGGCGGCGAACAGGGGGCCGGCAATCGCCAGCAAGAGTGTCAGGGTCAGTGACCTGATGAGCATGCGCATCTCCTTTTGATATCCACGCTCTAATGATTGCGCATCGCGGCGATTGTTCCGGGGGGTGCCCGGCAAAAGTGTTTCGCCTTGCCCAAAGCTTAGGTCAGCACCGATTTTGCGCAACCGGTTGAGCGCGATCCTGTCGCGCATTTGATTACCTTTTATGACCGCATTAGGGTGGAGGTTCAGCCTGCGAAATGGAGTTCAACGCGCATGCACATCGACTACCTCTGCCATCACCCGCAACTGATCGAGGAACTGGCCGAACTCAACTTCAAGGAATGGGGCCAATACAGCCCCGAAGATACCCTCGCCAGCCGCACCGA is a window from the Pseudomonas gozinkensis genome containing:
- a CDS encoding DUF4174 domain-containing protein, with product MLIRSLTLTLLLAIAGPLFAADGDSPLDVDKGINRPVIVIASSTVDSYWVSLKKALDDPANKQGIADRKIKVYTILSMSGQVDGKSLEQQQTMALLRSLKLGAGAYPKVFLVGKDGETKLTASGDEAAAVDLKKIFDTIDALPAAEKETTSTVVTAPAAAEPAPAKGAKGTKPVKPAKPAKPPEMPDD